A portion of the Punica granatum isolate Tunisia-2019 chromosome 7, ASM765513v2, whole genome shotgun sequence genome contains these proteins:
- the LOC116213770 gene encoding E3 ubiquitin-protein ligase RGLG2-like isoform X1, producing the protein MADSIFNWSLAFVSILMENAREWHKFLAQEMLELKMKNCDLWSLMGGRLSKRNSARYSSYGGSSSHPWGHQSYPDPRYSLPREDYAAPQQHYPPPPQSYGGYGPPQSRRKLERKFSKIDDDYTSLEQVTEALARAGLESSNLIVGIDFTKSNEWTGARSFNRRSLHHIGDGQNPYEQAISIIGKTLSSFDEDNLIPCFGFGDASTHDQEVFSFYPDERFCNGFEEVLMRYRELVPQLRLAGPTSFAPIVEMAITIVEQSGGQYHVLVIIADGQVTRSVDTNGGQLSPQEKSTVEAIVKASEYPLSIILVGVGDGPWDMMKEFDDNIPARAFDNFQFVNFTEIMSKNMDRSRKEAEFALAALMEIPSQYRATLELNILGTRRGKGIDRVSLPPPQYNTSSTTKPSQSSSSFRPSAPSAEHEPASETTPSSSTSDNNLCPICLDNVKDMAFGCGHQTCCDCGERLDSCPICQSFIQVRIKLY; encoded by the exons ATGGCCGATTCCATTTTCAACTGGTCACTGGCATTTGTGAGCATTTTGATGGAAAATGCTCGAGAATGGCATAAATTTCTTGCCCAAGAAATGCTTGAGCTCAAAATG AAAAATTGTGATCTGTGGAGTTTGATGGGTGGGAGACTTTCGAAACGCAATAGTGCGAGGTATTCGTCTTACGGCGGCTCGAGTTCGCATCCGTGGGGCCATCAGAGCTATCCTGATCCTCGGTATTCTTTACCTCGCGAAGATTATGCAGCACCACAGCAGCATTACCCGCCCCCTCCTCAAAGCTATGGGGGTTATGGCCCTCCTCAGTCTAGAAGAAAACTGGAGAGGAAGTTCTCCAAAATAGATGATGATTATACTAGCCTTGAGCAG GTTACAGAAGCCCTAGCACGTGCTGGGCTGGAGTCTTCGAATCTTATTGTTGGAATCGACTTTACAAAGAGTAACGAGTGGACAG GTGCAAGGTCATTCAACCGGAGAAGCCTTCATCACATCGGAGATGGCCAAAATCCATATGAACAGGCAATCTCAATAATTGGGAAAACATTATCATCCTTTGACGAGGACAATTTGATACCCTGTTTTGGCTTCGGAGATG CCTCAACGCATGATCAAGAAGTTTTTAGCTTTTATCCAGATGAAAGATTCTGTAATGGGTTTGAAGAGGTTTTGATGCGTTATAGAGAACTGGTTCCTCAACTAAGATTGGCAG GGCCCACATCATTTGCTCCAATAGTTGAGATGGCCATTACAATAGTTGAGCAGAGTGGAGGCCAGTACCATGTCTTAGTAATAATTGCAGATGGGCAG GTAACAAGAAGTGTTGATACAAATGGTGGCCAGTTAAGTCCCCAGGAGAAAAGCACTGTTGAAGCGATTGTAAAAGCAAG CGAGTATCCCCTGTCGATTATACTTGTCGGTGTTGGAGATGGACCGTGGGACATGATGAAGGAATTCGATGATAATATTCCTGCCCGTGCCTTTGATAACTTCCAG TTTGTAAATTTCACAGAGATAATGTCGAAGAATATGGATCGATCAAGAAAAGAAGCAGAATTTGCTCTTGCAGCTCTAATGGAAATACCTTCCCAGTACAGAGCTACGCTGGAGCTTAATATACTTGG TACTCGTAGAGGGAAAGGGATAGATCGGGTTTCTCTTCCTCCGCCGCAGTACAATACATCTTCAACCACAAAACCTTCCCAATCAAGCAGTAGCTTTCGACCAAGTGCTCCTTCAGCTGAGCACGAGCCAGCTAGCGAGACAACTCCTTCGAGTTCTACTTCTGATAATAAC CTTTGCCCGATTTGCCTTGATAATGTGAAGGATATGGCCTTTGGTTGCGGTCATCAG ACGTGCTGCGATTGTGGGGAACGACTGGACTCGTGCCCAATATGTCAAAGCTTCATACAAGTCAGGATAAAGCTCTATTAA
- the LOC116213770 gene encoding E3 ubiquitin-protein ligase RGLG2-like isoform X2: MGGRLSKRNSARYSSYGGSSSHPWGHQSYPDPRYSLPREDYAAPQQHYPPPPQSYGGYGPPQSRRKLERKFSKIDDDYTSLEQVTEALARAGLESSNLIVGIDFTKSNEWTGARSFNRRSLHHIGDGQNPYEQAISIIGKTLSSFDEDNLIPCFGFGDASTHDQEVFSFYPDERFCNGFEEVLMRYRELVPQLRLAGPTSFAPIVEMAITIVEQSGGQYHVLVIIADGQVTRSVDTNGGQLSPQEKSTVEAIVKASEYPLSIILVGVGDGPWDMMKEFDDNIPARAFDNFQFVNFTEIMSKNMDRSRKEAEFALAALMEIPSQYRATLELNILGTRRGKGIDRVSLPPPQYNTSSTTKPSQSSSSFRPSAPSAEHEPASETTPSSSTSDNNLCPICLDNVKDMAFGCGHQTCCDCGERLDSCPICQSFIQVRIKLY; this comes from the exons ATGGGTGGGAGACTTTCGAAACGCAATAGTGCGAGGTATTCGTCTTACGGCGGCTCGAGTTCGCATCCGTGGGGCCATCAGAGCTATCCTGATCCTCGGTATTCTTTACCTCGCGAAGATTATGCAGCACCACAGCAGCATTACCCGCCCCCTCCTCAAAGCTATGGGGGTTATGGCCCTCCTCAGTCTAGAAGAAAACTGGAGAGGAAGTTCTCCAAAATAGATGATGATTATACTAGCCTTGAGCAG GTTACAGAAGCCCTAGCACGTGCTGGGCTGGAGTCTTCGAATCTTATTGTTGGAATCGACTTTACAAAGAGTAACGAGTGGACAG GTGCAAGGTCATTCAACCGGAGAAGCCTTCATCACATCGGAGATGGCCAAAATCCATATGAACAGGCAATCTCAATAATTGGGAAAACATTATCATCCTTTGACGAGGACAATTTGATACCCTGTTTTGGCTTCGGAGATG CCTCAACGCATGATCAAGAAGTTTTTAGCTTTTATCCAGATGAAAGATTCTGTAATGGGTTTGAAGAGGTTTTGATGCGTTATAGAGAACTGGTTCCTCAACTAAGATTGGCAG GGCCCACATCATTTGCTCCAATAGTTGAGATGGCCATTACAATAGTTGAGCAGAGTGGAGGCCAGTACCATGTCTTAGTAATAATTGCAGATGGGCAG GTAACAAGAAGTGTTGATACAAATGGTGGCCAGTTAAGTCCCCAGGAGAAAAGCACTGTTGAAGCGATTGTAAAAGCAAG CGAGTATCCCCTGTCGATTATACTTGTCGGTGTTGGAGATGGACCGTGGGACATGATGAAGGAATTCGATGATAATATTCCTGCCCGTGCCTTTGATAACTTCCAG TTTGTAAATTTCACAGAGATAATGTCGAAGAATATGGATCGATCAAGAAAAGAAGCAGAATTTGCTCTTGCAGCTCTAATGGAAATACCTTCCCAGTACAGAGCTACGCTGGAGCTTAATATACTTGG TACTCGTAGAGGGAAAGGGATAGATCGGGTTTCTCTTCCTCCGCCGCAGTACAATACATCTTCAACCACAAAACCTTCCCAATCAAGCAGTAGCTTTCGACCAAGTGCTCCTTCAGCTGAGCACGAGCCAGCTAGCGAGACAACTCCTTCGAGTTCTACTTCTGATAATAAC CTTTGCCCGATTTGCCTTGATAATGTGAAGGATATGGCCTTTGGTTGCGGTCATCAG ACGTGCTGCGATTGTGGGGAACGACTGGACTCGTGCCCAATATGTCAAAGCTTCATACAAGTCAGGATAAAGCTCTATTAA
- the LOC116213769 gene encoding cytochrome P450 71A9-like, with translation MAISITVSSLWFPSNHNMNAPLVVPVTLSCTFLLPLLLWWRLFIARSKRTTRRPGNLPPGPWKLPLIGNLHQLGPLPHHSLARLSRKYGPIMFLQFGSIPTLVISSDEMAQEVFKTHDRAFSGRPAFFAARKLTYNCSDVSFGPYGDTWKALRKIVVLELLSTKRVQSFQSVRDEEIALMLDTIHHSSSAGPINLSEVTMVLSNNVVCRATFGKRFYTEGDGRTSKFYETTREIQNVLGGFCVADLFPRLDWFNKLNGLKGKIEKNFRQLDLLYDEVIEEHKDPRRPKPEHEDLVDVLLRLQKDPNQEIRLTDDNIKGTLTDMFNAGTDTSSATLVWTMAELIKNPSVLKKVTEEVREAVKGKPKVEETDLPSLTYLRSVIKEGLRLHPPVPLLVPRETIESCKIMGYEIPAKTTVFVNALAIATDPKIWESPMEFRPERFLNSSVDFRGTDFQFLPFGAGRRGCPGISFGVVLIELALANLLSQFEWSLPEGIDLDMEEVSGLTTHKKTPLCLIATPHC, from the exons ATGGCGATCTCTATCACCGTTTCATCTCTCTGGTTTCCGAGCAATCACAACATGAATGCTCCgcttgttgtacctgtgaccctctcttgcactttcctccTACCCCTACTGTTATGGTGGCGGCTTTTCATTGCCCGCTCGAAAAGGACAACTCGAAGGCCCGGAAACCTCCCTCCCGGTCCTTGGAAGTTGCCCCTCATCGGGAACTTGCACCAGCTCGGGCCCTTACCCCACCACTCGCTGGCTCGCCTGTCCCGGAAGTATGGACCGATCATGTTCCTGCAGTTCGGGTCGATACCCACTCTTGTGATCTCTTCGGATGAGATGGCCCAGGAGGTTTTCAAGACTCATGATCGCGCTTTCTCGGGCAGGCCCGCCTTTTTTGCTGCAAGGAAGCTCACTTACAACTGTTCTGATGTCAGCTTTGGTCCCTATGGAGATACATGGAAAGCCCTCAGGAAGATAGTAGTCCTGGAACTTTTAAGCACGAAGAGGGTCCAATCATTTCAGTCGGTTAGGGACGAAGAGATTGCCCTCATGCTCGACACCATCCATCATAGCTCATCTGCAGGTCCCATCAATCTGAGTGAGGTGACCATGGTCTTAAGCAATAATGTTGTGTGTCGGGCCACATTTGGTAAGAGATTTTACACAGAAGGAGATGGCAGAACTAGCAAGTTCTACGAGACGACTCGTGAGATACAAAATGTGTTAGGAGGTTTCTGTGTCGCGGACTTGTTTCCAAGACTGGACTGGTTTAACAAGCTCAACGGGCTCAAGGGAAAGATCGAGAAGAATTTCAGGCAGCTAGATTTATTGTACGATGAAGTGATCGAGGAACACAAGGACCCCAGAAGACCGAAGCCCGAGCACGAAGATCTCGTCGATGTATTGCTCCGTTTGCAGAAGGACCCAAATCAAGAAATCCGCCTCACTGATGACAACATAAAGGGTACCCTCACT GATATGTTCAATGCAGGAACTGATACTTCATCTGCAACTCTAGTATGGACAATGGCTGAACTGATCAAGAACCCGTCGGTATTGAAGAAGGTAACGGAAGAGGTCCGAGAAGCTGTGAAGGGAAAACCCAAGGTAGAGGAGACCGATCTTCCGAGCCTCACGTACTTAAGATCAGTCATAAAAGAGGGACTAAGGCTTCATCCACCTGTCCCGCTCCTAGTTCCAAGAGAAACCATAGAGAGTTGCAAAATTATGGGGTACGAGATTCCTGCCAAAACAACTGTGTTTGTTAATGCGTTAGCTATAGCCACGGACCCAAAGATTTGGGAATCCCCCATGGAGTTCCGGCCTGAGAGGTTTCTGAACAGCTCGGTTGATTTCCGAGGGACAGACTTTCAGTTCTTGCCCTTCGGAGCAGGACGAAGAGGTTGTCCCGGGATTAGTTTTGGGGTTGTGCTGATCGAGTTGGCTCTTGCAAATCTCCTGAGCCAATTTGAGTGGAGTCTCCCAGAAGGGATCGATCTTGATATGGAAGAAGTCTCTGGTCTCACAACACATAAAAAAACTCCCCTCTGCCTGATTGCAACCCCTCACTGCTAA
- the LOC116213771 gene encoding rhodanese-like domain-containing protein 11, chloroplastic, translated as MHLPHQQRYHHHHGEIKGRQILRPLSSFTVERKSHTRSPLMEALGLPALSGLRIASSSSYRHGSGRTHSLASVAPPSLKLGRSNGVHRKKWGVIRMVAETDDYDLKQMKDMAAARKRWDSLIREGKIKVLTPREAGYAIQLSDKTLLDVRPAVERNKAWVKGSTWIPIFDVDGNLDAGTLYRKVTNFVMGGWWSGAPTVAYNKQFLSKVEEKFPKEADLIVACQKGLRSLAACELLYNSGYGNLFWVQGGLEAAEEEDLAREGLQPLKFAGIGGVSEFLGWTDQQRAAAAREGWGYRLVFSARLVGLILIADALFVGAQQVGRYLQELRSH; from the exons ATGCATCTTCCTCATCAGCAGCGTTATCATCATCACCATGGCGAGATAAAAGGAAGGCAAATTCTCCGTCCTCTGTCTTCTTTCACTGTCGAGAGAAAATCTCATACAAGGTCTCCATTAATGGAAGCTCTGGGGCTTCCAGCTCTCAGCGGTCTCAGAATTGCCAGCTCCAGTTCCTACAGACATGGCAGCGGAAGGACGCATTCCCTCGCGTCGGTGGCCCCACCTTCTCTCAAACTCGGGCGGTCCAACGGAGTCCACCGCAAA AAATGGGGAGTTATCAGAATGGTAGCTGAAACTGATGACTACGACTTGAAGCAAATGAAGGACATGGCTGCTGCTAGGAAGAGATGGGACTCCCTG ATAAGAGAAGGGAAGATTAAAGTTTTGACTCCGAGGGAAGCTGGATATGCGATTCAGTTGTCTGATAAGACCCTGCTTGATGTTCGCCCTGCTGTGGAACGCAACAAG GCATGGGTGAAGGGTTCAACATGGATTCCGATCTTCGATGTTGATGGTAACTTGGATGCTGGGACTCTCTACAGAAAGGTCACAAACTTTGTGATGG GTGGATGGTGGAGCGGTGCACCAACAGTGGCTTATAACAA ACAGTTCTTGTCGAAGGTCGAGGAAAAATTCCCAAAAGAGGCAGACCTCATTGTGGCGTGCCAGAAGGGGTTGAG ATCTTTAGCTGCATGTGAACTGCTATATAATTCTGGCTATGGAAACCTTTTCTGGGTTCAGGGTGGTCTGGAggctgctgaagaggag GATCTCGCCAGGGAAGGTCTGCAGCCTCTTAAATTCGCTGGAATTGGTGGAGTTTCAGAATTTCTGGG ATGGACTGATCAACAAAGAGCTGCCGCTGCTAGAGAAGGTTGGGGTTATAGATTAGTCTTTTCTGCTCGTCTG GTGGGGCTCATTCTCATAGCTGATGCCTTATTTGTTGGTGCCCAGCAAGTAGGACGTTATCTTCAGGAGTTAAGATCCCACTGA
- the LOC116213767 gene encoding protein KINESIN LIGHT CHAIN-RELATED 3-like encodes MPGIVIDGINEQEVDNDVNGNSTPHKESSALTKSPKCEISPEAESPHGGHHLNLPIDGAVEVDTSIEKLYENVCEMQSSDPSPSRQSFESDGEESRIDSELRHLVGGEMRELEIMEEDEVDKSQEVESHSDATSRKGSSSTSKKSGKLDNTQSSKSASSANSKKAQVESEATSKQTPKSKSASSEKPPIDKRNDKNVKKLNVGISPVKKYRNSPTGGGKLQNGVADSSDSGLDNPDLGPFLLKQARDFISSGDNPQRALELALRAAKSLEICSNGKPNLELVMCLHVIAAIYCSLGQYSEAIPVLERSIQIPLIEEGQDHALAKFAGHMQLGDTYAMLGRLESSIQCYTTGLEVQKQVLGETDPRVGETCRYLAEAHVQALQFDEAERLCRMALEIHRENGAPASLEEAADRRLMGLICETKGDHEAALEHLVLASMAMVSNGQEVEVAAVDCSIGDTYLSLSRYDEAVFAYQKALTVFKTTKGENHPSVASVFVRLAELYNKTGKFREAKSYCENALRIYEKPLPGIPPEEFASGLTDVSAIYESMNELEEAIKLLQKALKIYNDAPGQQGTIAGIEAQMGVMYYMLGNYSDSYASFSSAISKLRASGEKKSAFFGIALNQMGLACVQRYSINEATELFEEARSILEQQYGPYHPDTLGVYSNLAGTYDALGRLDDAIKLLEYVVGMREEKLGTANPDVDDEKRRLAELLKEAGRVRSRKGRSLENLLDANSQSIGRDGVKV; translated from the exons ATGCCTGGGATTGTTATTGATGGAATTAATGAACAAGAAGTAGATAATGATGTAAATGGAAACTCCACACCCCATAAGGAAAGTTCGGCCCTGACCAAGTCTCCAAAATGCGAGATAAGCCCTGAAGCTGAGAGCCCCCATGGTGGTCATCATCTCAACCTACCCATCGATGGAGCGGTTGAAGTTGACACCTCCATCGAGAAGCTCTACGAGAATGTATGCGAGATGCAGAGTTCCGATCCGTCTCCTTCAAGGCAAAGCTTCGAGTCTGATGGGGAAGAGTCAAGGATCGACTCAGAGCTTCGCCACCTCGTGGGAGGAGAAATGAGGGAGTTGGAGATAATGGAGGAAGACGAGGTCGACAAGTCCCAGGAGGTTGAGAGTCACAGTGATGCCACTTCTAGGAAAGGAAGTTCGTCCACGAGCAAGAAGTCTGGAAAATTGGACAACACCCAGAGCTCAAAGTCGGCCTCCTCTGCAAATTCCAAGAAAGCCCAGGTGGAATCCGAGGCAACATCGAAGCAGACTCCCAAGAGTAAGAGCGCTTCTTCTGAGAAGCCCCCTATTGACAAgagaaatgataaaaatgtGAAGAAACTGAATGTGGGTATTAGTCCTGTGAAGAAATACCGGAACTCGCCAACTGGGGGTGGGAAGTTGCAGAACGGAGTTGCGGATTCATCTGATTCAGGATTAGACAATCCTGATCTCGGACCTTTCTTGCTTAAGCAAGCTAGGGATTTCATTTCCTCAGGAGATAATCCCCAGAGAGCTCTTGAGTTGGCTCTTCGAGCGGCAAAGTCGCTTGAGATCTGCTCAAATGGGAAGCCCAACTTAGAGCTGGTCATGTGTCTTCATGTTATAGCAGCTATATACTGCAGCTTAGGACAGTACAGTGAAGCCATTCCTGTTCTGGAGCGCTCGATCCAGATACCACTAATCGAGGAAGGTCAAGATCATGCTCTTGCTAAATTTGCAGGTCACATGCAGTTGGGTGATACTTATGCAATGTTGGGTCGACTTGAGAGTTCAATCCAATGCTACACGACAGGCTTGGAAGTTCAAAAACAAGTTCTTGGAGAAACTGACCCTAGAGTAGGGGAGACTTGTAGGTACTTGGCTGAAGCTCATGTTCAAGCCTTGCAGTTCGATGAGGCTGAGAGACTCTGCAGAATGGCCCTTGAAATTCACCGAGAAAATGGGGCCCCTGCCTCTCTTGAGGAGGCAGCTGATCGGAGGCTCATGGGGCTTATATGCGAAACGAAAGGGGACCATGAGGCTGCCCTTGAGCATCTTGTTCTTGCAAGCATGGCCATGGTTTCAAATGGCCAAGAAGTGGAGGTGGCAGCGGTTGATTGCAGTATTGGAGACACATACTTGTCCCTCTCTCGATATGACGAGGCTGTTTTTGCCTATCAGAAGGCTCTCACAGTTTTTAAAACCACAAAGGGGGAAAACCATCCTTCAGTGGCCTCAGTCTTTGTTCGACTTGCTGAACTCTACAACAAAACGGGGAAGTTCAGGGAAGCAAAGTCTTATTGCGAAAATGCCCTTCGGATCTACGAGAAGCCCTTGCCTGGGATCCCACCGGAGGAGTTTGCCAGTGGCCTCACCGATGTCTCTGCAATCTATGAATCGATGAATGAGCTCGAGGAGGCAATTAAGTTGCTGCAGAAGGCATTGAAGATATACAACGATGCCCCCGGTCAGCAGGGAACAATAGCTGGAATTGAAGCTCAGATGGGCGTCATGTATTACATGTTGGGCAATTACTCGGACTCCTATGCTTCGTTCAGTAGCGCCATCTCGAAGCTTCGTGCTAGTGGAGAGAAGAAATCTGCATTCTTTGGGATCGCTCTCAATCAGATGGGACTTGCTTGTGTGCAACGTTATTCTATAAACGAGGCCACAGAGTTGTTCGAAGAGGCCAGGAGTATATTGGAACAACAATACGGGCCTTATCATCCTGACACGCTTGGAGTTTACAGCAATCTGGCAGGCACTTATGATGCTCTTGGCAG GTTGGATGATGCGATTAAGTTATTGGAGTATGTTGTCGGGATGAGAGAGGAAAAGCTCGGGACAGCGAATCCCGATGTGGACGACGAGAAGAGAAGGTTGGCTGAGTTACTTAAGGAGGCAGGCAGGGTTCGGAGCAGAAAGGGCCGATCTCTTGAGAACCTCCTTGATGCCAACTCTCAGAGTATAGGCAGGGATGGAGTTAAGGTATGA
- the LOC116215262 gene encoding putative exosome complex component rrp40 isoform X1, whose translation MEDKSSGSPSSLVDQPVVPGDVVLDLSTMPNQTIKLGGGLRQDADVITVMKAGRLRFLKPNKYWVESSQKRYVPRVDDNVLGIVVDTKADNFLVDIKGPAIAFLPVLAFEGGTRRNIPKFEAGTLVYVRVVKANPGTNPELSCTDASGKAAEFGPLKDGFMFECSTGLSRMMLSSPTCPVLEEFGKKLSFEVAVGLNGRVWVNAASPATVIVVSNAIMKSESLSSTQQRIMARKLLEKVQ comes from the exons ATGGAAGATAAGTCCTCTGGATCGCCGTCGAGTCTCGTTGATCAACCAGTC GTTCCAGGGGATGTGGTTCTTGACCTCTCAACAATGCCCAACCAAACAATCAAGCTCGGAGGCGGCCTTCGGCAG GATGCTGACGTGATTACGGTTATGAAAGCTGGAAGGCTGAGGTTCTTAAAGCCGAACAAGTACTGGGTTGAGAGCTCTCAGAAGAGG TATGTGCCCCGTGTGGAcgataatgtccttggaatcgTTGTAGACACTAAAGCAGAT AACTTTCTTGTTGACATAAAAGGTCCTGCAATAGCTTTTCTGCCTGTACTTGCATTCGAAGGAGGAACCAGGAGAAATATACCAAAATTTGAG GCAGGTACTCTGGTTTATGTTCGAGTTGTGAAGGCAAATCCTGGTACTAATCCTGAGCTTTCCTGCACTGATG CTAGTGGAAAAGCAGCGGAATTTGGTCCTTTGAAAGATGGTTTCATGTTCGAATGTTCAACTGGTCTATCAagaat GATGCTGAGTTCTCCAACTTGTCCAGTTCTCGAGGAATTTGGGAAGAAGCTATCATTTGAAGTAGCGGTTGGTTTAAATGGCCGAGTTTGG GTGAATGCAGCATCTCCAGCCACCGTCATTGTCGTCTCTAATGCCATAATGAAGTCAGAATCTTTAAGTAGTACGCAGCAAAGAATCATGGCCCGTAAATTGCTTGAGAAAGTTCAGTGA
- the LOC116215262 gene encoding putative exosome complex component rrp40 isoform X2, protein MPNQTIKLGGGLRQDADVITVMKAGRLRFLKPNKYWVESSQKRYVPRVDDNVLGIVVDTKADNFLVDIKGPAIAFLPVLAFEGGTRRNIPKFEAGTLVYVRVVKANPGTNPELSCTDASGKAAEFGPLKDGFMFECSTGLSRMMLSSPTCPVLEEFGKKLSFEVAVGLNGRVWVNAASPATVIVVSNAIMKSESLSSTQQRIMARKLLEKVQ, encoded by the exons ATGCCCAACCAAACAATCAAGCTCGGAGGCGGCCTTCGGCAG GATGCTGACGTGATTACGGTTATGAAAGCTGGAAGGCTGAGGTTCTTAAAGCCGAACAAGTACTGGGTTGAGAGCTCTCAGAAGAGG TATGTGCCCCGTGTGGAcgataatgtccttggaatcgTTGTAGACACTAAAGCAGAT AACTTTCTTGTTGACATAAAAGGTCCTGCAATAGCTTTTCTGCCTGTACTTGCATTCGAAGGAGGAACCAGGAGAAATATACCAAAATTTGAG GCAGGTACTCTGGTTTATGTTCGAGTTGTGAAGGCAAATCCTGGTACTAATCCTGAGCTTTCCTGCACTGATG CTAGTGGAAAAGCAGCGGAATTTGGTCCTTTGAAAGATGGTTTCATGTTCGAATGTTCAACTGGTCTATCAagaat GATGCTGAGTTCTCCAACTTGTCCAGTTCTCGAGGAATTTGGGAAGAAGCTATCATTTGAAGTAGCGGTTGGTTTAAATGGCCGAGTTTGG GTGAATGCAGCATCTCCAGCCACCGTCATTGTCGTCTCTAATGCCATAATGAAGTCAGAATCTTTAAGTAGTACGCAGCAAAGAATCATGGCCCGTAAATTGCTTGAGAAAGTTCAGTGA
- the LOC116213468 gene encoding transcription factor WER-like translates to MKLGKGKGEYKKGLWTEEEDRILMDFIGVHGKGKWNRVAKMTGLKRGGKSCRLRWINYLSPGVKRGDFSEEEDDLIIRLHNLLGNRWSLIAGRVPGRTDNQVKNHWNTHLSKKLGFKKGISKGKASSNSEEVEENPSMPQVANSKKLTEHEGGGATGPTATHDGSHEATRSDFSAQGAAISSAHDQMGSFFPFVYDNMNLYTPDVIEYMDECSLDFIWHGL, encoded by the exons atgaagcTGGGGAAGGGAAAGGGTGAATATAAGAAAGGGCTGTGGACTGAGGAGGAAGACAGAATTCTCATGGACTTCATTGGGGTTCATGGTAAAGGCAAGTGGAATCGTGTCGCCAAAATGACAG GGTTAAAAAGAGGTGGAAAGAGTTGCAGGCTCAGATGGATAAATTATCTGAGTCCGGGCGTGAAGCGAGGCGATTTctcagaggaagaagacgaccTCATCATCCGCCTCCACAATTTGCTCGGAAACCG GTGGTCGTTGATTGCGGGACGCGTTCCTGGAAGAACTGATAATCAAGTGAAGAACCACTGGAACACTCATTTGAGCAAGAAGCTCGGATTCAAGAAAGGGATAAGCAAAGGCAAAGCTTCTTCAAACAGCGAAGAAGTAGAGGAGAATCCTAGTATGCCACAGGTTGCAAACTCAAAGAAGCTCACTGAACATGAGGGTGGTGGAGCCACTGGTCCAACTGCAACTCACGACGGGTCTCATGAGGCAACAAGGTCTGATTTCAGCGCACAAGGGGCGGCAATCAGCAGTGCCCATGATCAGATGGGCTCGTTCTTTCCGTTTGTTTATGACAATATGAACCTTTACACCCCAGACGTGATAGAATACATGGACGAGTGCTCTCTCGATTTTATTTGGCATGGTTTGTAA